A single Populus nigra chromosome 13, ddPopNigr1.1, whole genome shotgun sequence DNA region contains:
- the LOC133670943 gene encoding serine carboxypeptidase-like 25, producing MVMAEKQIFVFIVFVLLVVVFSSASHHHAVNEEEEADRISSLPGQPKVSFQQFSGYVTANKAVGRALFYWLTEAVHDPLSKPLVVWLNGGPGCSSVAYGASEEIGPFRINKTASGLYLNKFSWNSVANLLFLETPAGVGFSYSNRSSDVLDTGDVRTATDSLEFLLGWMNRFPRYKHREVYLTGESYAGHYVPQLAREITKYNKRSKHPINLKGFMVGNAVTDNYYDNLGTVTYWWSHAMISDKTYQQLVNTCDFRRQKESDECESLYSYAMDQEFGNIDQYNIYSPPCNNSDGSTSTRHTIRLPHHPHKVFRQISGYDPCTEKYAEIYYNRPDVQKELHANVTKIPYKWTACSEVLNRNWNDSDVSVLPIYREMLASGLRIWVFSGDVDSVVPVTATRYSLANLKLATKIPWYPWYVKKQVGGWTEVYEGLTFATVRGAGHEVPLFKPRAALQLFKSFLKGDPLPRS from the exons ATGGTCATGGCTGAAAAACAGATCTTTGTTTTCATTGTCTTTGTTTTGCTCGTAGTTGTTTTCTCTAGTGCTAGTCATCACCACGCAgtgaatgaagaagaagaagcagacaGGATATCTTCACTTCCTGGCCAGCCTAAGGTCTCTTTTCAACAATTCTCTGGCTATGTTACTGCAAACAAAGCTGTTGGTAGAGCTCTCTTTTACTGGCTCACCGAGGCTGTCCATGACCCCTTGTCTAAACCCTTGGTTGTTTGGCTCAATGGAG GTCCTGGTTGCTCTTCTGTGGCGTATGGTGCTTCTGAGGAGATAGGCCCATTTAGAATCAACAAGACTGCCTCCGGATTATACCTCAACAAGTTTTCATGGAACTCTGTGGCCAACCTCTTGTTCCTGGAAACTCCTGCTGGTGTTGGCTTCTCTTACAGCAACCGGTCTTCTGATGTGCTTGACACTGGCGATGTTCGCACTG CCACGGACTCACTGGAGTTCCTGCTTGGATGGATGAATCGCTTCCCGCGATACAAGCACCGGGAAGTGTACCTTACTGGCGAGAGTTATGCAGGACATTATGTTCCTCAGCTGGCTAGAGAAATTACAAAGTACAATAAAAGGTCCAAGCATCCAATAAATCTCAAAGGATTTATG GTTGGGAATGCAGTTACAGACAACTATTATGACAACCTTGGAACAGTGACATACTGGTGGAGCCATGCAATGATCTCTGATAAAACATATCAGCAGCTCGTCAACACTTGTGATTTTCGAAGGCAGAAGGAGTCAGACGAATGTGAATCATTGTATAGTTATGCCATGGATCAAGAATTTGGCAATATTGACCAGTACAACATTTATTCACCCCCTTGTAACAACTCTGATGGCAGCACCTCCACCCGTCACACTATTCGATTGCCTCACCATCCCCATaag GTTTTCCGACAAATATCTGGCTATGATCCTTGTACTGAAAAATATGCTGAGATCTATTACAATAGGCCGGATGTGCAGAAAGAACTTCATGCCAATGTGACCAAGATTCCATACAAGTGGACTGCTTGCAG TGAGGTCCTAAATCGCAACTGGAACGACTCGGATGTTTCAGTTCTCCCAATTTACAGAGAAATGCTTGCTAGTGGATTGAGGATTTGGGTATTCAG TGGCGACGTCGACTCAGTGGTCCCAGTTACAGCTACTAGATACTCCCTTGCAAATCTTAAATTAGCAACAAAGATCCCATGGTATCCTTGGTATGTTAAGAAGCAG GTGGGAGGCTGGACAGAGGTATACGAAGGGCTGACATTTGCAACAGTGAGAGGGGCTGGCCATGAAGTGCCACTTTTCAAGCCCAGAGCAGCTCTTCAGCTATTCAAATCATTCTTGAAAGGGGATCCCCTTCCTAGgtcttga